A window of Chloroflexota bacterium genomic DNA:
CTAGAAATGATTGCTACTGCGTTGCAGCGTCTTTGTCGCGTTTCTGCGCCGCCGGACCCAACGGACGTGAGAGATCGTACTCCAAGAGCTCGGGATGACGTTGCAGGAACTCCTGCACACGCGTTCCGCCCAGACCCTTGAAGCCAAGCAGGAACCCGCCATCTATAAGCAACGTGTGTCCCGTAACAAAGCGCGCGTCTGTCGAACAGAGATAGAGCGCCCCTTGGGCGATGTCCTCGGCGCGACCAACGGTGGGAAGAACATTCCAGAGGATATTCCGTTCGTGCCAGATCGGATCGTTGGCGTTTTCTTCTTTCATCTCATCCGACGGAATGGCGCCCGGCGCAATCGCGTTGACGCGGATGCCGTCGTTGCCCAATTCGAGGGCCATTTGCTTTGTGAGCTGGATGAGCGCGGCCTTGGCCGTCTCGTAGGTAGGGTAGCCGGGGCTGACCTGGAAGCCGTGCACCGAGCTGAGGTTGAGGATCGCGCCGCCGCCGGCTGCGCGCATGTGCGGCACGGCAAACTTGCTCGCCAAGAAAGGCGCTCTGAGCAAGACGTCAAAACTCGCGTCCCAATCCTCCGCGCTCAGCTCTTCTATCGAACCGCGCCGCTCCCAATGAGCATTGTTAACGAGAATTGTCACCCCGCCGTAGCGTTCCACCGCAGCGGCCACCATGTCGCGGTTGCCGGCTTCGGTGCCAACGTCCGCATGGAAGAACGACGCTTCGCCGTCGTCGCCGCGTATAGCCTCCGCCACGGCTTCGCCCGCCTCGTCCTGGATGTCGGCGATGAGGATTTTTGCCCCCTCTGCCGCGAAGCGACGCGCAATCGCACGCCCGATGTTGTTGGCGGCGCCCGTGACGATGGCTATGTGATTCTGCAAGCGCATAATGCACGAGGGTCCTGTGTGCAGTCGATGTCGAATGGAGTCTATGGCGTTTCAATCAAAGTCGCAAATCGCCCGGCGTCTTCATCCGTAATCGGGGAGGGCCGCGCGGCGTCCGCCGGACTTGGGGTAGCGTGTTCGTCTCTTTACATGCGAAGGCTTGTACCTATTTGAACAAATGAGCAGCGATTTGTCTACCTTTATAGGGACAGTGGACAATTCTCTATTGGGACGCAAGCCAGGCGCTCGACCTCCCAACGGTATTACGCTTGCCAAATTGGCGAATCGGGCTAACCGCATGCGTACCTTCTCTTTGTAGCGCGGGGGCTTGTCCCCCGCCAGAGCACCAGAAGACGTAGCGCGGGGGCTTGTCCCCCGCCAGTGCGCCAGAAAACGTGAGCCGCAAGAGTCCGGCCTCAATCTGGCTTCCGACGTGCGCCGGATTGACGTATGCAAGCTTGCCGCCTGCGGGCATGGACGACTATTCTGCAACAGTGCCGTTTCACAGGAGTTTTCTTAGTCGCAATGCCGTTTATCCGTGTAGTCCTGGCGCTGATTGCCTCTGTGGCGATCATCAGCAGCGCCTCAATACTGATAAAGCTTGCCGACGCGCCGGTGCTCATCATCGCAGCCTACAGGTTGGGAATTGCCGCGCTGGTGCTGGCGCCGGTCACGCTCGCTGTGCGCAGGGAACATCTGCGGGCACTGAGTCGTCGCGACTGGCTGATTGGAGCGGTGGCGGGCAGCTTCCTTGGTCTGCACTTCATCGCCTGGATTGCTTCGCTGGAGTATACGTCCGTTGCCAGTTCCGTCGTGCTCGTTACGATCAATCCCATCTTCGTCGGTCTCGGCATGGTCATAATCTTCCGCGAGCGGCTTCACCCGCTGCTGGTGTGGGGTATCGCGCTTTCGGTGACGGGTGGCATCCTGATCGGCTACAGCGACTTCCAAGTGGAGGGCCAAGCCATCTACGGCGACGCGCTGGCGCTGCTCGGGGCGGTGTTTCACTCCGGCTACTTGCTGCTGGGACAACGTCTGCGCCGGCGTCTCGACCTGCTGCCGTACATCACGGTGGTCTACGGCATGGCCGCGCTGCTGGTGCTCGTCGCGGCGCTGGTGACACAACAGACGTTCACCGGCTACGCGCCCGCGACCTTTCTCGTAATGATCCTCTTGGCGCTCGGACCCCAACTCTTGGGCCACACGGCGTACAACTGGACTTTGCGCTACGTTTCCGCCGCGGTGGTCGCCGTGGCAATCCTGGGCGAGCCGGTGGGCGCGAGTATTCTCGCGTACTTCATCCTGGACGAGCACCTGACGCTGCTGCAGATCGGCGGCGGAGCGTTGGTGTTGATAGGGATTTACCTCGCCCTGCGCACGCAAAGGCGTGTGTAAGAGATTATCAATGCTCGTCTCCCTGCTGCCATCCTTGGTAAGACGGCAAAGAGCGAGCCGTGCGCTGCCTCAACCTAACCAAGCAAACACAGCGGAGCTTCTCTCACCCGCTTCAAGCCTATGCCGCTGCTGCGGGGGAGACGAGTGCGCCTGGCGCGCGCAACAATTAAGTGTGCTCCAGGTGTACGGAGTTCAACTAGACCTATGCCCACGTCGAGAGGCGCAGTGTAGCACTGGAAGTCCGGCACATGAATACGTCCAAACGGTTCATCCGCAGCGGTCGCTCGACGCCGTTCGCGTCCCCGTAAGAGTTTAGCTACCGAGTAGTCTCATCCCACCAATGAGGACAGCAGCCCACACTGCCATGCCCCCAACCATCCACTTGATCAGGCGAACCTCCATCGCGCGGATTTCAGACGTTAGTTCGCCCTTCAGATCGGCCATGTCGGCTTTCAGTTCACCCCTCAGGGCAGCCACGTCGGCTTTCAGTTCGCCCCTCAGGGTGGCCAAGTCATCCTTAGTTGCCAAGTGTTCATAGACCCCTTCAAGACGGCTGAGTCGTTCCTCTGTCGTCAGGGCAGCCATGATGGTGTCCCCCTTGCCACAACGTTCGTCTGCTCAAAGTATACCAAACGCTGCCGGTATGCTACGCGATATACTATAGTGGACTGGCCGCACGCCCACGGAATACGCGAAGGAGCAGAGCCTTAAGTCGAAGCGCGAGCCGCCTCGCCCATACCTGACTATTGGAAGAAGGATTAGCCCCGTGAATTGCATCGTCATCTGTCTCGACACCTTTCGCGCCGATTGTATCCGGCATCTCGGCGCAGAAAATATGCAAACGCCAACCCTCGACGCCATGGCGCGGGACGGGGTCTGGTTCGAGAATGCCTTTGCCGAGGCGCTGCCGACCGTGCCGGCGCGTCGCTCGCTCTTTACCGGCATACGCGGCTTCCCGTGGCGCTGGACGATTGACACCACCGGCTCCTCACCGGGCGCGCCGGGCATGCCCGGCTGGCATGGCGTGCCGCCCCATCAGCAAACGCTGGCCGAGCGGCTCTCGCGGGCCGGCTATGCGACGGGCCTCGTGGCCGATACCTACCACCTCTTCAAGCCGACCATGAACTTCACCCGCGGTTTCATGAA
This region includes:
- a CDS encoding SDR family oxidoreductase, yielding MRLQNHIAIVTGAANNIGRAIARRFAAEGAKILIADIQDEAGEAVAEAIRGDDGEASFFHADVGTEAGNRDMVAAAVERYGGVTILVNNAHWERRGSIEELSAEDWDASFDVLLRAPFLASKFAVPHMRAAGGGAILNLSSVHGFQVSPGYPTYETAKAALIQLTKQMALELGNDGIRVNAIAPGAIPSDEMKEENANDPIWHERNILWNVLPTVGRAEDIAQGALYLCSTDARFVTGHTLLIDGGFLLGFKGLGGTRVQEFLQRHPELLEYDLSRPLGPAAQKRDKDAATQ
- a CDS encoding DMT family transporter; the encoded protein is MPFIRVVLALIASVAIISSASILIKLADAPVLIIAAYRLGIAALVLAPVTLAVRREHLRALSRRDWLIGAVAGSFLGLHFIAWIASLEYTSVASSVVLVTINPIFVGLGMVIIFRERLHPLLVWGIALSVTGGILIGYSDFQVEGQAIYGDALALLGAVFHSGYLLLGQRLRRRLDLLPYITVVYGMAALLVLVAALVTQQTFTGYAPATFLVMILLALGPQLLGHTAYNWTLRYVSAAVVAVAILGEPVGASILAYFILDEHLTLLQIGGGALVLIGIYLALRTQRRV